GAGCGCATCCATACGCCCATCGGGTTGAACCTCGGTGGCGATGCACCGTTTCAGATCGCGTTCAGTATCGTCTCGGAACTGCTCGCCGTCGCCCACGATCGTACACCACGACACCTCACCCAGCACGAGGGCCCGATCCACGACCGTATCGACCTCCGGCCTGACTAACTCATGGACCGAACGAACGAGGACGACGAGGGAGGAACGATGCTCGCCGGACGTGGACCATTGCTGCGAACTTCCATAGCCCCGCCGAGTACGGGATCCCGACCGCGCCCTCGCTCGAGGCCAAACGGTGCGCTAACGGTGTGTTAGTACTGGTGGCGCCCGACGGTACGACGCCGGCTCTGACGGCAAAACGCACCAGTCGCGTCCGTACAGACGGCAGTCGGTTGTGTCTTCACTCTGGGATGACACTGGGTTAGCACTAGAAACGACCGAAGACGACTTGGAATCGATGAGATATTCCGGTTTAGTTCCCGCCTATTGAGTAGACGGTTTTTGATAGTCAGACAGTGAATGTCACTGCCTACAGCACCGATGTACTCGTTGTCGAGATGAACTGCCCCTGATCAATTTACTACCCTTCGTGAAACACCGTCCGCCGTCGGATTCACGATGACTCGTCCGTCGTCGGTGGTCCTCGTTGATCGAGCGCATCCTCCGTCCATCGCGGATCGAACGTCGTTTCGTGTTGCTTGACTCGCCCGCCTCGACCACGCGACTCGATCCAAGACTCAATCAGTCCCATCGTCTCGAGATCGGTCAGCACGTTTTGAACCGCTCGATCGCTCAACCCGAGGTTCGCTAACGAGGACTCGTGCAACGCTTGCTGGATCTCCGCCGTCGAGACCGGCTGTTTGATCTCGTCGGTCTCTGTCTCCTCCCAGTAGCTCATACAGAGCAACACCGCGTGGTGGTTTTTCGGCAGTGCAGCTAGTTTCTCGAGGACGGCCTCCTTATCGGTCGTATCGATACACTCATCGAAGCATGTTCGGGTGACTTCGTCAAGACCGCGTTCGTTAGCCAGTTCACCCGCGTTACGGAACAGCGAAAGTGCCTTCCGTGCATCCCCCCCAGTAGTTTGCTGCTTGCTGCACTCCGTATTCGCTGACCCGGTCGGAGAGCGCGCCGGGTCTGAATGCTCGTTCGAGTCGTGGAGCCAATAGTGCGGTAAGTTTCTCCTTCCCGTATGGTCCGAAGAACACCGATTCGTCGCTCATCGCACTTTCGATACGACTATCGAGACGGAGGTCCACGTCTATGAGCTGGTTGCTAATGAGCCACGCCGAAAGGGTAATCCTCCGTTTGAGTTTCCCCTCACCGCGTAGCAACCGGTAGAGAAACTCGTTGGGATCGTAGTTTGAGTCGTGTTGAATCTGATCGATCTCATCGAGGATCAACACCGTATACTGGGGATAGCTCTCAAGTGCGGTCCAGATGCCTTCAAAGACGCCGTCCAATCCCTCGTACGACTTCTTTCGTTCCCCGGTCAGTTCGAGAAGGATCTCGTTGGCCGCGCTAAAGAGTGTTCGACACTCTTTCAGGTTCACGTACTCGACAGCAAGCGTCGTATTTCGAGATGCGAACTCCTGACATACTCGTCGCGTCGTTAGTGTCTTTCCCGTCCCAGGCGGTCCATGGATCGCTACCGTCGGCGGAATATACCCCTCGTTGACGCCGTTGAGTATCGTTGCGAGCTGTCGTTCTTCGTTTTCCCGCGCGACGACGGTGTCCGGTTCGGCAAGTGGATCGAGCGCGCCTTTGTCCTGAAAGACGCTTTCGGTCGATTCGGTTTCGTCGAAGAGATCATCGTAGCGGGTCATTCGTTGTCCTCACGCCTCGTGGTCTCACACGAACTACGAGTGTATATATACATATATGGATTACAGATAACTGTAAGGGTTGGTAGATCACTAGATCTCGCTCCTTTCGAAACCAGGCTATCATCGCTAGCTAGGTCCCCTTGGGTGAGTCGTCAAAGCGGTTCTCCCTGACTGGATCGATTGGCGACAGG
This genomic interval from Halalkalicoccus subterraneus contains the following:
- a CDS encoding Cdc6/Cdc18 family protein; amino-acid sequence: MFRNAGELANERGLDEVTRTCFDECIDTTDKEAVLEKLAALPKNHHAVLLCMSYWEETETDEIKQPVSTAEIQQALHESSLANLGLSDRAVQNVLTDLETMGLIESWIESRGRGGRVKQHETTFDPRWTEDALDQRGPPTTDESS
- a CDS encoding Cdc6/Cdc18 family protein, with product MTRYDDLFDETESTESVFQDKGALDPLAEPDTVVARENEERQLATILNGVNEGYIPPTVAIHGPPGTGKTLTTRRVCQEFASRNTTLAVEYVNLKECRTLFSAANEILLELTGERKKSYEGLDGVFEGIWTALESYPQYTVLILDEIDQIQHDSNYDPNEFLYRLLRGEGKLKRRITLSAWLISNQLIDVDLRLDSRIESAMSDESVFFGPYGKEKLTALLAPRLERAFRPGALSDRVSEYGVQQAANYWGGCTEGTFAVP